From a single Brassica oleracea var. oleracea cultivar TO1000 chromosome C5, BOL, whole genome shotgun sequence genomic region:
- the LOC106294730 gene encoding CLAVATA3/ESR (CLE)-related protein 9-like isoform X1 — MWTSHLNRPILLLVVFLLVAASLTAEENRMTSRNFRYRTHRYVPRVQHPYYVAPRGSCDSFSRTYARSMCLELQRIHRNSRKQPLAPPPPPLEIDPRDPIVTYFIARLTRFLVFLGVLVRVINVFKDIIFPEDVRSHFFFAEHS, encoded by the exons ATGTGGACGAGCCACCTGAACCGTCCGATCCTTCTCCTCGTCGTCTTTTTGCTTGTCGCCGCTTCTCTGACCGCCGAAGAAAACCGGATGACATCAAGAAACTTCCGGTACCGAACTCACAGATACGTCCCGAGGGTTCAGCATCCGTATTACGTGGCTCCTCGCGGTTCGTGTGACTCTTTTTCTCGTACGTACGCGCGGTCTATGTGCCTTGAGCTTCAAAGAATCCACCGTAACAGCCGGAAACAGCCACTTGCTCCCCCTCCTCCTCCGCTCGAGATTGATCCAAG AGACCCTATAGTTACATATTTTATAGCCAGGCTGACACGTTTCTTGGTGTTCCTTGGAGTACTTGTTCGAGTGATCAATGTTTTCAAAGATATTATTTTTCCCGAAGACGTACGAAGTCATTTCTTCTTTGCGGAGCATTCTTGA
- the LOC106294730 gene encoding CLAVATA3/ESR (CLE)-related protein 9-like isoform X2, with product MWTSHLNRPILLLVVFLLVAASLTAEENRMTSRNFRYRTHRYVPRVQHPYYVAPRGSCDSFSRTYARSMCLELQRIHRNSRKQPLAPPPPPLEIDPRYGVGVDKRLVPSGPNPLHN from the coding sequence ATGTGGACGAGCCACCTGAACCGTCCGATCCTTCTCCTCGTCGTCTTTTTGCTTGTCGCCGCTTCTCTGACCGCCGAAGAAAACCGGATGACATCAAGAAACTTCCGGTACCGAACTCACAGATACGTCCCGAGGGTTCAGCATCCGTATTACGTGGCTCCTCGCGGTTCGTGTGACTCTTTTTCTCGTACGTACGCGCGGTCTATGTGCCTTGAGCTTCAAAGAATCCACCGTAACAGCCGGAAACAGCCACTTGCTCCCCCTCCTCCTCCGCTCGAGATTGATCCAAGGTACGGCGTCGGCGTCGATAAAAGACTCGTCCCCTCCGGTCCAAATCCTCTTCACAACTAA